One genomic window of Haliotis asinina isolate JCU_RB_2024 chromosome 4, JCU_Hal_asi_v2, whole genome shotgun sequence includes the following:
- the LOC137281241 gene encoding monocarboxylate transporter 13-like, with amino-acid sequence MAFKYRPDQIDCGWAWVIVAASFFAHFICFGISWTTGIYHVIFLEEFQASQAVTAWACSLMPASMFAAGPIASLLLNKLGCRVTMVVGGLTSSSGLILSYFAPNIIVLYLTFGVISGVGFGIAHLAAISSVTYYFERRRNMATGMAVMGVGVGTIAFPPLIRILVEDFTWKGSMLILAGLCLNLCVCAGLIRPIKRPELRSVSRNVMDTSIFRKPCYWMACLNSFLVCVGLSITYIHIAAYAENCGLGTEKSTLLISGIGFANVFGRLAMGLLAQHPKMNLILLYLVSFIIAGVAVTLTPIAKTWDGLIAIAAVFGCFTAGIGTLFAPILARILGLRRFATGYGCLALINGFGQMIGGPIAGLLHDVTGNYLASFLTGGITLILSSFFMIVPLRYKDVALNTGVSIRVSCRPTSAAASPLTAPVVTDIDDEDDGYTRKENDETASTV; translated from the exons ATGGCGTTCAAATATCGACCTGATCAAATCGACTGCGGCTGGGCGTGGGTAATAGTAGCAGCCTCCTTTTTCGCCCACTTCATCTGCTTTGGCATCTCATGGACTACGGGGATATATCACGTGATCTTCCTGGAAGAATTTCAAGCCTCGCAAGCAGTCACAGCATGGGCGTGTTCGCTTATGCCTGCGTCGATGTTTGCAGCAG GTCCTATCGCTAGTTTACTCCTCAACAAACTCGGGTGTCGTGTAACCATGGTTGTAGGAGGTCTGACGTCATCAAGCGGACTCATACTGAGTTACTTTGCCCCAAACATCATAGTCTTGTACTTAACCTTCGGGGTCATTTCTG GTGTCGGGTTCGGCATCGCTCATCTCGCCGCTATCTCCTCCGTTACCTACTACTTTGAACGACGTCGCAACATGGCAACGGGGATGGCCGTCATGGGCGTTGGCGTTGGCACGATAGCGTTCCCTCCTCTCATCCGCATCCTGGTCGAGGACTTCACATGGAAGGGTTCTATGCTAATACTCGCAGGCTTGTGTCTCAACCTCTGCGTCTGCGCAGGGCTCATCCGACCAATCAAAAGACCGGAACTGCGTTCGGTGTCCCGAAATGTGATGGACACAAGTATCTTCAGGAAGCCATGCTACTGGATGGCGTGTCTGAATAGCTTCTTGGTATGTGTGGGTTTATCTATCACATATATCCACATAGCAGCTTATGCCGAGAACTGTGGACTTGGAACAGAGAAGAGCACATTGTTGATATCAGGGATAGGCTTTGCTAACGTGTTTGGTCGCCTCGCCATGGGGCTTCTCGCTCAGCACCCTAAAATGAACCTTATACTTTTGTATCTAGTATCCTTTATCATAGCCGGTGTTGCTGTTACATTGACTCCCATAGCCAAGACGTGGGACGGATTGATAGCGATAGCTGCCGTGTTCGGGTGCTTCACTGCCGGGATAGGTACCCTATTTGCGCCTATATTAGCTCGGATCTTAGGGCTGAGGCGGTTTGCTACAGGATATGGATGTCTGGCGCTTATCAACGGGTTTGGACAGATGATCGGTGGTCCAATAGCTG GTCTCCTTCATGACGTGACTGGAAACTACCTGGCTTCCTTCCTCACCGGGGGCATTACCCTCATTCTCAGCTCATTCTTTATGATCGTCCCATTGAGATACAAAGACGTTGCCCTCAACACCGGTGTCTCTATAAGGGTCAGCTGCAGACCAACCAGCGCAGCAGCATCACCACTCACTGCCCCCGTCGTCACTGACATTGATGACGAGGACGACGGATACACTAGGAAGGAAAATGACGAAACTGCATCGACTGTCTGA